The following are encoded together in the Malaya genurostris strain Urasoe2022 chromosome 3, Malgen_1.1, whole genome shotgun sequence genome:
- the LOC131435560 gene encoding inositol polyphosphate 5-phosphatase E: MDKQDTSKQGKGKRPFLGILSKRSSRVEPQKFTAGEDEVTSDSVNNILSNKLESDNITAAHQKQETIATTENAHKITKQDSSNQSENSYYLLSTSSTTTTNSLADPSSSKTTNTSSSSQKAHNNLFIRNSCSQTRGPSNRLSGSFNLCCSVDESLLRSPKKNRFSDPHGCESHSIGQEVRSSQSEQHKRRQQLRLDLVNRTDEGNSPVVNGAQSRPLEFGLGAHAASECADESISAGDSSIEHKIVTKPVVFREYPNHTQRAVMSSKSRFKDRFLPPMPKLDGYEKMEQHYSSPNIAENEDPPGIDEKDSRKSMSFDTMSTDNEAEPQLVNLSSADSLAKQALMAAHVLHLIPADKARQRNFLQGRLGVTSLLGSSELDKVLPSREVSIFVGTWNMNGQSPPKQMNDFVLPSAIEHVPDIIVFGTQESCSERFEWEVTLQETLGPSHILLHSTSLGTLHLAVFIRRDLIWFCSEPEDAYLSVRPGTAFRTKGAVAISFCLFGTSFLFVTSHLTAHQQKVKERVSDVKKIIHALELPRNLSVKHRNKDVTQNFDSVFWCGDLNFRLSEPREKLMRWIETTQFPLPSHLPHGFMHTDQLTTVLADGAAFKGFREAKITFPPTYKYDPGTQRFDTSSKQRAPAYTDRILYKFKPLPVTAVHRRINSIGGGKITHPPLAVKCLAYDSVQSITTSDHKPVWALFCNTIRPGVDTIPLAAGLFNREVYLEGMKRRLDHAGSSSSAVCSIQ; this comes from the exons AAAACGCCCACAAAATTACCAAGCAAGATTCTTCTAATCAAAGCGAAAATTCCTATTACCTGCTGTCGACTTCGTCCACTACTACTACAAACTCTTTAGCCGACCCATCTTCTTCAAAAACTACGAATACCTCGTCGTCATCACAGAAAGCTCACAACAATTTGTTTATAAG AAATTCTTGTTCTCAAACTCGTGGTCCATCTAACAGATTGAGTGGCTCATTTAATTTGTGCTGTTCAGTTGATGAAAGTTTATTGCGTTCCCCGAAAAAGAATCGTTTTTCTGATCCACATGGGTGTGAGAGTCATTCGATTGGTCAAGAAGTCCGGTCTTCACAATCAGAACAGCATAAACGGCGACAGCAACTAAGGCTCGACTTGGTAAATAGAACTGATGAGGGAAACAGTCCAGTAGTGAATGGGGCACAAAGTAGACCACTCGAGTTTGGACTTGGTGCGCATGCCGCCAGTGAGTGTGCTGATGAGAGTATATCTGCTGGTGATTCAAGTATTGAACATAAAATAGTCACTAAACCGGTTGTATTTCGAGAGTATCCAAACCATACCCAGCGAGCTGTCATGAGCAGTAAGTCGCGGTTCAAGGATCGTTTTCTGCCGCCAATGCCGAAATTGGATGGTTATGAAAAGATGGAACAACATTATAGTTCACCAAATATTGCAGAAAATGAAGATCCTCCAGGTATAGATGAAAAAGACAGTCGAAAATCAATGTCTTTTGATACTATGAGTACGGATAATGAAGCTGAACCACAACTAGTGAATCTTTCCAGTGCGGATTCATTGGCAAAGCAAGCTTTGATGGCGGCGCATGTTTTGCATCTGATACCAGCCGATAAAGCTCGTCAGCGAAATTTCCTACAAGGTCGTCTAGGTGTAACGTCGCTTTTGGGTTCATCAGAGCTGGATAAGGTACTTCCCAGCAGAGAGGTGTCTATATTCGTCGGCACTTGGAACATGAATGGACAAAGTCCACCAAAGCAAATGAATGATTTTGTTCTACCGAGCGCTATTGAGCACGTGCCTGATATAATTGTGTTCGGAACCCAAGAATCATGTTCTGAGCGATTCGAGTGGGAAGTTACTCTGCAGGAGACTTTGGGCCCATCACACATTTTGCTCCATTCAACCAGTCTTGGAACTCTTCATTTAGCAGTTTTCATTCGAAGAGATTTGATATGGTTTTGTTCCGAACCAGAAGATGCTTATTTATCGGTTAGACCGGGAACAGCATTCCGGACTAAAGGAGCTGTTGCTATTTCGTTTTGCTTGTTCGGAACATCCTTTCTTTTTGTGACATCTCATTTAACGGCGCACCAGCAAAAAGTGAAAGAACGAGTTTCGGacgtgaaaaaaataattcatgCATTAGAGCTGCCTCGAAATCTTTCCGTTAAGCATAGGAACAAAGATGTTACCCAGAATTTTGATAGTGTTTTCTGGTGTGGAGATTTAAATTTTCGTTTAAGTGAACCACGGGAAAAGTTGATGCGCTGGATTGAAACAACACAGTTCCCTCTTCCATCCCACTTACCGCATGGTTTCATGCATACTGATCAATTAACGACCGTACTAGCTGATGGTGCCGCATTCAAGGGGTTCCGGGAGGCTAAAATTACATTTCCGCCGACATACAAG TATGATCCTGGCACCCAGCGGTTTGACACATCCAGCAAACAGCGAGCACCAGCCTACACAGATCGTATTCTATACAAATTCAAACCTTTACCGGTAACTGCAGTTCATCGTCGCATTAACAGTATTGGGGGAGGAAAAATCACACATCCGCCATTAGCGGTAAAATGCTTAGCGTACGATTCAGTGCAGAGCATCACCACCTCGGACCATAAACCAGTTTGGGCTTTGTTTTGCAATACAATTAGACCCGGAGTAGACAC TATACCACTGGCGGCTGGGCTTTTCAATCGGGAGGTCTACTTAGAAGGCATGAAGCGAAGGCTTGATCACGCCGGATCCAGTTCGTCGGCTGTGTGCAGTATTCAATGA